The following proteins are encoded in a genomic region of Neisseria perflava:
- a CDS encoding ABC transporter permease subunit, with protein sequence MWRYIFHRLLLLIPTLLGILAITFAVIQFVPGGPVEQMVQQLTQGAVGGETAGHSMPGTLAKNGNRISAEDLAALNALYGFDKPPLTRFADMVWKFARFDLGESFFHHQTVFELVKEKMPVSMSLGLWTFFLTYLICIPLGIAKAVRDGSRFDTITGMIILVGYTVPPFVLGLVLLVLFGGGSFFAWFPQGGLVGDDFDTLSWAGKVKDYLWHMALPITASVAGNLAVMTVLTKNVFLEEIRRQYVYTARAKGLPEKQILWKHIFRNAMIPLITGFPAAFIGAFFTGSLLIETLFSLDGLGLLSYEAVMKRDYPVVMGTLYVFTLMGLLAKLVSDISYSWVDPRIHFGGQK encoded by the coding sequence ATGTGGCGTTATATCTTTCATCGTTTGCTCCTTTTGATTCCCACGTTGTTGGGGATTTTGGCGATTACTTTCGCCGTGATTCAGTTTGTTCCCGGCGGCCCGGTGGAGCAGATGGTTCAGCAGCTGACGCAGGGCGCGGTTGGCGGCGAGACTGCGGGACACAGTATGCCCGGAACTTTGGCCAAAAACGGCAACCGTATCAGTGCGGAGGATTTGGCCGCGCTGAATGCTTTATACGGTTTCGACAAGCCGCCTTTGACGCGTTTTGCCGATATGGTATGGAAATTCGCCCGTTTCGATTTGGGCGAGAGCTTTTTCCATCACCAAACTGTGTTTGAATTGGTGAAAGAAAAAATGCCGGTATCGATGAGTTTAGGTTTGTGGACGTTTTTTCTAACTTATTTGATATGTATTCCGTTGGGTATTGCCAAGGCGGTCAGGGATGGCAGCCGTTTCGATACGATTACGGGTATGATCATTTTGGTCGGCTATACCGTACCGCCGTTTGTATTGGGTTTGGTGTTGCTGGTGTTGTTTGGCGGCGGCAGCTTTTTTGCCTGGTTTCCTCAGGGCGGCTTGGTCGGCGATGATTTTGATACGCTCTCTTGGGCAGGTAAAGTCAAAGATTATTTGTGGCACATGGCCTTGCCGATTACCGCTTCGGTAGCAGGCAACTTGGCGGTGATGACCGTATTGACGAAAAACGTGTTCCTTGAAGAAATCCGCCGTCAATATGTTTATACCGCCCGAGCCAAGGGCTTGCCTGAGAAACAGATTCTGTGGAAACATATTTTCCGCAACGCCATGATTCCTCTGATTACCGGTTTCCCGGCCGCATTTATCGGCGCATTCTTTACCGGAAGCCTGTTGATTGAAACGCTGTTCTCGCTGGACGGGTTGGGTTTGTTGTCTTACGAGGCAGTGATGAAACGCGATTATCCTGTCGTAATGGGTACGCTGTACGTGTTCACGCTGATGGGGTTGTTGGCTAAATTGGTGTCGGATATTTCTTATTCGTGGGTCGATCCGCGCATTCACTTTGGCGGACAGAAATAA
- a CDS encoding CobW family GTP-binding protein, with protein MSEVKKTKVHLISGFLGTGKTTALKSLMAQKDPNEKWVIIVNEFGEIGIDGAVLSDNGIPVAEIAGGCLCCTVGAQMGTTVQKMLRDAQPDRLMIEASGLAHAASVIDELKAKPLDSMLEIGAVFTVVDPRQFINPDYAQQALYKDQIGICDVLVASKTDLCTPEQLAEFHDKAAKLFPPKAKVVEVQNAQLDIQWLDIPVVEKSRYRLKALPDNTMGFQSQGFTFPAGRDFDGEKLTDFFNDLPKFTDGLVRAKGVFQVLGTWVWLNWVDGQWGANQVSWRRDSRFELIAKSFDADLIEKKLQEALEK; from the coding sequence ATGTCAGAAGTAAAAAAGACTAAAGTCCACCTGATTTCAGGCTTCCTCGGAACAGGCAAAACCACCGCCCTTAAAAGTCTGATGGCACAAAAAGACCCGAATGAAAAATGGGTCATCATTGTCAACGAATTTGGCGAAATCGGCATTGACGGCGCCGTCTTGAGCGACAACGGCATTCCCGTAGCTGAAATCGCCGGCGGCTGTTTGTGCTGTACTGTCGGCGCACAAATGGGTACGACCGTACAAAAGATGCTGCGCGATGCCCAACCCGACCGCTTGATGATTGAAGCCAGCGGCCTGGCGCACGCCGCCAGCGTTATCGACGAACTGAAAGCCAAACCGCTCGACAGTATGTTAGAAATCGGTGCAGTCTTTACCGTTGTCGATCCGCGTCAATTCATCAATCCCGATTACGCTCAACAAGCCTTGTATAAAGACCAAATCGGCATTTGCGACGTATTGGTTGCCAGCAAAACCGACTTGTGCACGCCGGAGCAACTGGCCGAATTTCATGATAAAGCGGCCAAGCTGTTCCCGCCCAAAGCCAAAGTGGTTGAAGTCCAAAATGCGCAACTCGACATCCAGTGGCTTGATATTCCCGTGGTCGAAAAATCGCGCTACCGCCTCAAAGCCCTGCCGGACAACACCATGGGCTTCCAGTCGCAAGGTTTCACATTCCCTGCCGGACGCGATTTCGACGGCGAAAAGCTGACCGATTTCTTCAACGACCTGCCTAAATTTACAGACGGTCTCGTGCGTGCCAAAGGCGTGTTCCAAGTGCTTGGTACATGGGTATGGCTGAACTGGGTGGACGGTCAATGGGGCGCAAACCAAGTTTCGTGGCGCCGTGACTCGCGCTTTGAGCTGATTGCCAAATCGTTTGACGCGGATTTAATTGAGAAGAAACTGCAGGAGGCTTTGGAGAAGTAA
- a CDS encoding Fur family transcriptional regulator: MNAIKQKILEQAQRDGVQVTALREQVLDIVLKQSGVIKAYNVLSQMQQQSEGVVAPPTAYRALDFWAEQGVLHKVAAVNGYILCSHAQHECNDHCHDHEEAEAHHSAFILVCTECGTADEQTLSQEWAALRAGVAETGFSLKEEHVVLTGICKKCQK, translated from the coding sequence ATGAACGCAATCAAACAAAAAATCTTAGAACAAGCGCAGCGCGATGGTGTGCAGGTAACCGCATTGCGCGAGCAAGTGCTTGATATTGTTTTGAAACAAAGCGGCGTGATTAAAGCCTACAACGTTCTGTCGCAGATGCAGCAGCAAAGCGAGGGCGTGGTTGCGCCGCCGACGGCCTACCGCGCCCTTGATTTTTGGGCGGAGCAGGGCGTTTTGCACAAAGTGGCGGCGGTCAACGGCTATATTCTGTGCAGTCACGCGCAGCACGAGTGCAACGACCATTGCCATGACCACGAAGAAGCCGAAGCGCACCACAGCGCGTTTATTTTGGTTTGTACCGAATGCGGTACAGCAGATGAGCAGACCTTGAGCCAAGAATGGGCGGCATTGCGTGCAGGCGTGGCCGAAACTGGTTTCTCATTAAAAGAAGAACATGTTGTTTTAACAGGAATTTGTAAAAAATGTCAGAAGTAA
- a CDS encoding SDR family oxidoreductase: MAILITGASAGFGAAMCRTFVAAGYHVIGAARREDKLQQLAEELGEQFYPLEMDVSRTESIQNALNSLPEHLSEIDCLINNAGLALGLDTADKADFGDWETMIQTNIIGLTFLTRQILPQMVARKQGYIINLGSIAGSYAYSGSNVYGATKAFVRQFSMNLRAELADKNIRITNIEPGLCGDTEFSNVRFKGDDQRAAEVYENVEFIQPQDIADTALWLYQRPARMNVNSIEIMPVAQTFAGMKVYRDEPAPVKEETFEKQSMSLFGKIKSWFK, translated from the coding sequence ATGGCAATTTTGATTACCGGGGCATCGGCAGGATTTGGCGCGGCAATGTGCCGTACTTTTGTTGCGGCAGGCTATCATGTCATCGGCGCGGCACGGCGCGAAGACAAATTGCAGCAGTTGGCAGAGGAATTGGGCGAGCAGTTTTACCCTTTGGAAATGGATGTTTCGCGTACGGAGTCGATTCAAAATGCTTTGAACAGCCTGCCCGAGCATTTGTCCGAAATCGATTGCCTGATAAACAACGCCGGTTTGGCTCTAGGTTTGGATACTGCCGATAAAGCCGATTTTGGCGATTGGGAAACCATGATTCAAACCAATATCATCGGCCTGACTTTTCTAACCCGCCAGATTTTGCCGCAAATGGTAGCGCGTAAACAGGGCTATATCATCAATTTGGGTTCGATTGCCGGCAGTTATGCTTATTCCGGCAGTAATGTCTATGGTGCAACTAAGGCTTTTGTGCGCCAATTCAGTATGAACCTGCGCGCCGAATTGGCAGATAAAAATATCCGCATTACCAATATCGAACCGGGTTTGTGCGGCGATACCGAGTTTTCCAACGTCCGTTTCAAAGGCGACGATCAGCGTGCGGCCGAGGTTTATGAGAATGTCGAGTTTATCCAGCCGCAAGATATTGCCGATACCGCTTTATGGCTCTATCAGCGTCCGGCGCGGATGAACGTCAATTCCATCGAAATCATGCCGGTTGCCCAGACCTTTGCAGGCATGAAAGTTTACCGCGATGAGCCTGCTCCGGTGAAGGAAGAAACGTTTGAAAAACAAAGCATGTCTTTGTTTGGAAAAATTAAATCTTGGTTTAAGTAA
- a CDS encoding c-type cytochrome — protein sequence MKTRFLPVALATVVLTLSACGGSGAPSQPKGPISEDRTAAFKSMMPEFTRMGKMVKDEEPYDVEKFKQAAATFAENSKKPFTLFESDPQGNGRALPAIWTDTATFKAEEEKFVAAVEKLNAAAQTGKLEEIKAAYGETGATCKSCHDTFRGPE from the coding sequence ATGAAAACCCGTTTTCTCCCTGTTGCTTTGGCAACAGTGGTGCTTACGCTTTCCGCCTGCGGTGGCAGCGGCGCGCCTTCCCAGCCTAAAGGCCCGATTTCCGAAGACCGTACGGCCGCGTTCAAATCCATGATGCCCGAGTTTACCCGCATGGGCAAAATGGTCAAAGACGAAGAGCCTTACGACGTAGAAAAATTCAAACAAGCCGCCGCAACCTTCGCCGAAAACAGCAAAAAACCGTTCACCCTGTTTGAATCCGACCCTCAAGGCAACGGCCGCGCCCTGCCTGCCATCTGGACAGACACAGCAACATTCAAAGCCGAAGAAGAAAAATTCGTTGCTGCGGTTGAAAAACTCAACGCCGCTGCCCAAACCGGCAAGCTCGAAGAAATCAAAGCCGCTTACGGTGAAACCGGTGCAACCTGCAAATCCTGCCACGACACATTCCGCGGTCCGGAATAA
- a CDS encoding TonB-dependent receptor domain-containing protein, protein MNPNFKLNLLTLSLLAITSIAHAEDEVSTQELDEIQVKGKHIAKEKKVFTEGQAKSSRERVYQSSENIDTIVRSMPGVFTQQDKGSGVLAVNIRGDSGLGRVNTMVDGVTQTFYSTSADAGRSGSSSQFGTALDPNFIAGVDVTKGSFSGANGINTLSGTANFRTLRVDDVVHGNNTFGLLTKGLNGTNSTKSNFMATGAVQKWFDSGARLGALYGYSHRNVEQNYKVGGGGQRIGNFGEEYLDRKKQEYFESNLLKFDHEQNLWVRDFSKRNAVGKSYWDYPFSKKYNDPEVLQRDYVDDLERSWKENLAPQWDLTPIDPTSLQQRSNSHLVKVEYENDNNKLDLQLRTMNNRIGSRKVENRNYQANYNLNIGDYVDLNVLAAHNLGKQKYPKNSRFSGWGLLDYLETKNTANLLDINNSFSFKLPQKTDLKATVGFNFFKNQYSKNRFPEELSLFYDGPDQDAGLYSFLGRFKGDKGIFPQKSTILQPSGQQKFNTFYFDTSLKKGIYQLNYSANMVNYRYKGEYTDYFNTQEDFKKAFGEDSEIYKQHCTPSCDLYEPVYTKSGKKHAVNHSVALNINVNDYFMPFISYSRTHRMPNIQEMYFSQIGDSGVNTALKPEQANTYQIGFNTFKKGIFKPDDVLGFKLVAYRSRINNYIHNVYGKWWDLDKAPSWVTSTGLQYSIQHRNYAKPVHKNGLEVEMNYDFGRFFTTLSYAYQKTNQPTNYSDASESPRNSSKEDQIKQGYGLSKISRLPRDYGRVELGSRWLGNKLTIGGIMRYYGKSTRATTEEEFVDGTTGANTYSLHQMGRRVIKKTESINRQPLIFDFYANYEPKKNLILRFDIQNAFNKRYIDPLDAANDAATQRYFSVFERKGGLDDEEVECDANGLCNGKYGGTTRSVLNNYARGRTLLFTISYKF, encoded by the coding sequence ATGAATCCGAATTTCAAATTAAATCTACTAACATTATCTTTACTGGCTATAACAAGTATCGCACACGCAGAAGACGAGGTTTCAACTCAAGAGCTTGATGAAATTCAAGTCAAAGGCAAACACATTGCCAAAGAGAAAAAAGTTTTTACCGAAGGCCAAGCCAAAAGTTCGCGTGAACGCGTTTATCAATCCAGCGAAAACATTGATACCATCGTTCGGAGCATGCCCGGCGTTTTCACCCAACAAGACAAGGGATCGGGGGTATTGGCGGTCAATATCCGTGGCGATAGCGGTTTGGGACGTGTCAATACGATGGTTGACGGCGTAACCCAAACCTTCTATTCCACTTCCGCCGATGCCGGACGCAGCGGCAGCTCCTCGCAATTCGGTACGGCACTGGATCCCAATTTTATTGCCGGTGTGGATGTAACCAAAGGCAGTTTCTCGGGTGCCAACGGCATCAATACCTTATCCGGTACAGCCAATTTCCGTACTTTACGGGTAGACGATGTGGTACACGGAAACAATACCTTCGGTCTCTTAACCAAAGGATTGAACGGCACAAACAGCACCAAAAGCAACTTTATGGCAACCGGAGCAGTACAAAAATGGTTTGACAGCGGAGCGCGCCTTGGCGCGTTATATGGTTATAGCCACCGTAATGTCGAGCAAAACTATAAAGTAGGCGGCGGCGGTCAGCGTATCGGCAATTTTGGCGAAGAATATTTGGACCGTAAAAAACAAGAATATTTTGAGAGCAACTTATTGAAATTCGACCACGAACAAAATCTCTGGGTTCGCGATTTTTCCAAACGTAACGCAGTCGGCAAAAGCTATTGGGACTACCCTTTCTCCAAAAAATATAACGATCCTGAGGTTTTGCAAAGAGATTATGTCGATGACTTGGAAAGAAGCTGGAAAGAGAATCTGGCACCGCAATGGGATCTGACTCCAATCGACCCGACCAGCCTGCAACAACGCTCAAACAGCCATTTGGTCAAAGTGGAATACGAAAACGACAACAACAAGCTGGACCTTCAGCTTCGTACCATGAACAACCGTATCGGCAGCCGCAAAGTAGAAAACCGCAACTACCAAGCCAATTACAATTTAAACATTGGCGATTATGTCGATTTAAACGTGTTGGCCGCCCATAATTTGGGAAAACAAAAATATCCGAAAAACTCACGTTTTTCAGGATGGGGACTGCTTGATTATTTGGAAACCAAAAATACAGCTAATCTTTTGGATATCAACAACAGTTTTTCTTTCAAACTTCCCCAAAAAACAGATTTAAAAGCTACTGTCGGTTTCAATTTCTTTAAAAACCAATACAGTAAAAACCGCTTTCCGGAAGAGCTGAGCCTGTTTTACGACGGCCCGGATCAAGATGCCGGCCTGTACAGCTTTTTAGGCCGCTTCAAAGGCGACAAAGGAATATTTCCTCAGAAATCAACCATATTGCAACCTTCAGGCCAGCAAAAATTCAATACGTTCTATTTTGATACTTCCTTGAAAAAAGGCATTTATCAATTGAATTACAGCGCCAATATGGTCAACTACCGCTACAAAGGCGAATATACCGACTACTTCAATACCCAAGAAGACTTTAAAAAAGCATTTGGAGAAGATTCTGAAATTTATAAACAGCATTGCACGCCAAGCTGCGACCTTTACGAACCGGTTTATACCAAATCCGGTAAAAAGCATGCGGTAAACCATTCGGTAGCATTAAACATCAATGTCAACGATTACTTTATGCCGTTTATCAGCTATTCACGTACGCATAGAATGCCGAATATTCAAGAAATGTATTTTTCACAAATCGGCGACTCGGGCGTCAATACCGCCCTCAAGCCGGAACAGGCCAATACTTATCAAATAGGCTTCAATACCTTCAAAAAAGGGATTTTCAAGCCGGACGATGTATTGGGTTTCAAACTGGTTGCCTATCGCAGCAGGATCAACAACTATATCCACAATGTTTATGGCAAATGGTGGGATTTGGATAAAGCACCCAGCTGGGTAACCAGTACCGGCCTGCAATACTCTATCCAGCATCGAAACTACGCCAAACCTGTCCATAAAAATGGTTTGGAAGTGGAAATGAACTATGATTTCGGCCGCTTTTTTACAACCCTGTCTTACGCCTATCAAAAAACCAACCAGCCGACCAATTATAGCGATGCCAGCGAATCGCCCCGCAACTCTTCTAAAGAAGACCAAATCAAACAAGGCTACGGCTTAAGCAAAATTTCCCGCTTACCCCGAGATTACGGTCGGGTTGAATTAGGGTCCCGATGGTTGGGCAACAAATTGACCATCGGCGGCATTATGCGCTATTACGGCAAAAGTACACGGGCAACGACTGAGGAGGAATTTGTTGACGGTACAACCGGTGCCAATACCTACTCTTTACACCAAATGGGCAGAAGGGTGATCAAAAAAACAGAAAGCATCAACAGACAGCCGCTGATTTTTGATTTCTATGCCAATTATGAACCGAAGAAAAACCTTATCCTTCGTTTCGACATTCAAAATGCGTTCAATAAACGCTATATCGATCCTTTGGATGCCGCAAACGATGCCGCAACCCAGCGCTATTTCAGCGTATTTGAAAGAAAAGGCGGTTTAGATGATGAGGAAGTCGAATGCGATGCCAACGGTTTATGCAATGGCAAATATGGCGGCACGACACGCTCCGTCTTGAACAACTACGCACGAGGCAGGACTTTGCTGTTTACCATCAGTTATAAGTTCTAA
- a CDS encoding acetate kinase: MTQKLILVLNCGSSSLKGAVLDNDSGEVLLSCLAEKLNLPDAYITFKFNGEKRKVDLSAKPDHTGAVEALMEELKAHDLDSRIGAIGHRVVSGGELYSESILVDDEVIAGIEKCIPLAPLHNPAHLLGLRAAQTIFKGLPNVVVFDTAFHQTMPEHAYTYAVPHELYEKYGLRRYGAHGTSYRYVSDETARFLGKDKKDLRMVIAHLGNGASITAVANGQSQDTSMGLTPLEGLVMGTRSGDIDPAVFSFLAENANMTISQITEMLNKKSGLLGISGLSNDCRTIEEEAAKGHPGAKLALEMFIYRLAKYIGSMTVAAGGLDALVFTGGIGENSDIIRERVLGYLGFLGLHIDQEANLKARFGNAGVITTADSKAVAVVIPTNEELMIAHDTARLSGL, from the coding sequence ATGACACAAAAATTAATCTTGGTTTTGAACTGCGGCAGCTCTTCCCTCAAAGGTGCCGTATTGGATAACGACAGCGGCGAAGTATTGTTGAGCTGCTTGGCAGAAAAACTCAATCTGCCTGATGCCTATATCACCTTTAAATTCAACGGTGAAAAACGCAAAGTCGATCTTTCTGCCAAACCTGACCATACCGGTGCCGTTGAAGCCCTGATGGAAGAACTGAAAGCGCATGATCTCGACAGCCGTATCGGCGCCATCGGCCACCGTGTCGTCAGCGGCGGCGAGTTGTACAGCGAATCCATCCTCGTTGATGACGAAGTTATCGCCGGCATCGAAAAATGTATTCCGCTCGCTCCGCTGCACAACCCTGCGCACCTCTTGGGTCTGCGCGCTGCACAAACCATTTTCAAAGGCCTGCCGAACGTTGTCGTATTCGACACCGCCTTCCACCAAACCATGCCGGAACATGCCTACACCTACGCTGTTCCACATGAATTGTATGAAAAATACGGCTTGCGTCGCTACGGCGCGCACGGTACCAGCTACCGCTACGTTTCTGATGAAACCGCCCGTTTCCTCGGTAAAGACAAAAAAGATTTGCGCATGGTTATTGCCCACCTGGGAAACGGCGCATCCATTACCGCCGTTGCCAACGGCCAATCTCAAGACACCAGCATGGGCCTGACTCCGCTGGAAGGTTTGGTAATGGGTACCCGCAGCGGCGATATCGACCCTGCCGTTTTCAGTTTCTTGGCTGAAAACGCCAACATGACCATTTCCCAAATTACCGAAATGCTGAACAAAAAATCCGGCCTGCTCGGTATCTCCGGTTTGTCCAACGACTGCCGTACCATCGAAGAAGAAGCTGCCAAAGGTCATCCGGGCGCCAAACTGGCTCTGGAAATGTTCATCTACCGCTTGGCTAAATACATCGGCAGCATGACAGTAGCGGCAGGCGGTTTGGACGCATTGGTCTTCACCGGCGGTATCGGCGAAAACTCCGACATCATCCGCGAACGCGTATTGGGATACTTGGGCTTCCTCGGTCTGCACATTGACCAAGAAGCTAACCTGAAAGCCCGCTTCGGCAATGCTGGTGTGATTACCACTGCCGACAGCAAAGCTGTTGCCGTTGTGATTCCTACCAACGAAGAATTGATGATTGCACACGATACTGCCCGTCTGAGCGGCCTGTAA
- a CDS encoding HLGFF motif protein — MHYFSIHTQDGEHAGFFIMLADDESQNPPQSGRFVIKLQNEDAAEAAVLSPFEQTDIPQYWRVVKDRIELFFDDKNIGALRNEYLTISGKTFILTDLTGAM, encoded by the coding sequence ATGCATTATTTCAGTATCCACACTCAAGACGGCGAACACGCCGGATTTTTTATTATGTTGGCAGATGATGAATCGCAAAATCCACCGCAAAGCGGACGCTTTGTAATCAAGCTGCAAAACGAAGATGCAGCCGAAGCGGCGGTATTGTCGCCTTTTGAGCAAACCGATATCCCGCAATACTGGCGCGTGGTTAAAGACCGTATCGAATTGTTTTTTGACGATAAAAATATCGGTGCATTGCGCAACGAATACCTGACCATCAGCGGTAAAACCTTTATCCTGACCGATTTGACCGGAGCGATGTAA
- the ccoS gene encoding cbb3-type cytochrome oxidase assembly protein CcoS, translating to MESMFILVPISIILAFIIGWFFWWSGKNGQFDDLEGPAHRILMDDDSTEKLIEKDEDKESKR from the coding sequence ATGGAAAGTATGTTTATCCTTGTCCCCATCAGCATTATTTTGGCCTTTATCATCGGCTGGTTTTTCTGGTGGTCGGGTAAAAACGGACAGTTTGACGACCTTGAAGGACCTGCGCACCGCATTTTGATGGACGATGACTCCACTGAAAAACTGATCGAAAAAGACGAAGACAAAGAATCCAAACGATGA
- a CDS encoding MFS transporter, protein MSLKKDNLNFHTTRRFAPLFGTQFLGALNDNMFKTALFVMISFYGLGKNDFLPPSQMLNLGAMLFILPYFLFSALSGQLSNKFDKAVLARWIKLLEIIIMAVAAYGFYIQSAPLLLICLFCMGTQSTLFGPLKYAILPDYLNDKELIMGNSLIESGTFIAILLGQILGTAVAGVPPYIVGGLVLLVAIGGTMTSLFMPSVPAKMPDTKIEWNIIKGTNSLIREAAANRPVFTSIIGISWFWFIGSVYTTQLPTFTQIHLGGNDNVFNLMLALFSIGIAIGSVLCAKLSHERLILGLVTIGTLGLTVCGLLLVWLTQGQRFTELNGIIWFLSQAKAYPIMLVMSAIGFFGGFFSVPLYTWLQTASSETFRAHAVAANNIINGVFMVSAAILSAVLLMLFDSITLLYLIVAVGNLPLIVYLIKREPKFIGDLTALLKISK, encoded by the coding sequence ATGAGCCTTAAAAAAGACAATCTGAATTTCCACACGACCCGCCGTTTTGCGCCGCTCTTTGGGACGCAGTTTTTGGGCGCGTTGAACGATAATATGTTCAAAACCGCATTATTCGTGATGATCAGTTTTTACGGTTTGGGTAAAAACGACTTTCTGCCACCCAGCCAAATGCTGAACTTGGGTGCGATGCTGTTTATCCTGCCCTACTTCCTGTTTTCCGCGCTGTCAGGACAACTGAGCAACAAATTCGATAAAGCAGTTTTGGCGCGCTGGATCAAGCTGTTGGAAATCATCATCATGGCAGTGGCGGCGTATGGCTTCTACATCCAATCCGCACCTTTGCTTTTAATCTGCCTGTTTTGCATGGGTACGCAATCGACCTTGTTCGGCCCCCTGAAATATGCCATTTTGCCCGATTACCTCAACGACAAAGAGCTGATTATGGGCAACAGCCTGATTGAATCAGGTACGTTTATCGCCATTTTGCTCGGCCAGATTTTGGGCACGGCAGTCGCAGGCGTTCCGCCGTATATTGTCGGCGGTTTGGTGTTATTGGTCGCTATCGGCGGCACGATGACCAGCCTGTTTATGCCGTCTGTACCCGCTAAAATGCCGGACACAAAAATCGAATGGAACATCATCAAAGGCACGAATTCACTGATTCGTGAAGCGGCAGCCAATCGTCCCGTATTCACGTCCATCATCGGTATTTCATGGTTTTGGTTTATCGGCTCGGTTTATACCACCCAACTACCGACGTTCACGCAAATCCATTTGGGCGGCAACGATAATGTGTTCAACCTGATGTTGGCGCTGTTCTCCATCGGTATCGCCATCGGCTCGGTATTATGCGCCAAACTCAGCCATGAACGCCTGATTTTGGGCTTGGTTACCATCGGCACTCTGGGGCTGACCGTCTGTGGATTATTGCTGGTGTGGCTGACCCAAGGCCAACGCTTTACCGAATTAAACGGCATTATTTGGTTCTTATCGCAAGCCAAGGCGTATCCGATTATGCTCGTGATGTCGGCCATCGGCTTTTTCGGAGGCTTTTTCTCCGTACCGCTCTACACTTGGCTGCAAACTGCCAGCAGCGAAACCTTCCGCGCCCACGCGGTCGCCGCCAACAACATCATCAATGGTGTGTTTATGGTGTCGGCCGCTATTTTGAGCGCGGTTTTGCTGATGTTGTTCGACAGCATCACGCTGCTATATTTGATTGTTGCCGTGGGTAATCTTCCGTTGATTGTTTACCTCATCAAACGGGAACCGAAATTTATCGGGGATTTAACCGCTTTGTTGAAAATCAGCAAATAA
- a CDS encoding DNA polymerase III subunit delta' codes for MIYPWHETQWQQLAAHWQNRPNAWLFTGKENTGKTKFARFVAQALLCESPKSGHEPCGECASCHLFSQNTHPDFYELTPEMPEGEATGRKLLQIKIDAVRDIVENIYLTAVRGGLRVVLVHPAESMNTQAANGLLKALEEPPQHVVFLLVTHARDKLLPTIKSRCRQLVLPSPTHEQAATYLRQQGVENAEALLAFHSGAPLFTPTPELDALREELLTLLAAPRLLAILDYAAAFDKQKQPLAVFIDWLQKWLMDVGLAQQNMAPLYYPHHAQALLQTASKTDSRKLFALLGRLNALNPYGYHTLSVKMQLEYLLIEYLDFWQNKP; via the coding sequence ATGATTTATCCATGGCATGAAACACAATGGCAACAGCTCGCCGCCCATTGGCAAAACCGTCCCAACGCCTGGCTGTTTACCGGCAAAGAAAATACCGGCAAAACCAAGTTTGCCCGCTTTGTCGCGCAGGCATTGCTGTGCGAATCGCCCAAGTCCGGCCATGAACCCTGCGGCGAGTGCGCTTCGTGTCATTTGTTCAGCCAAAACACGCATCCCGACTTTTACGAACTCACGCCGGAAATGCCCGAAGGCGAGGCAACGGGGCGCAAACTCCTACAAATCAAAATCGATGCCGTGCGCGATATTGTGGAAAACATTTACCTGACTGCTGTCCGAGGCGGCCTGCGCGTGGTATTGGTACATCCAGCGGAAAGCATGAATACACAGGCGGCAAACGGTTTGTTGAAAGCTCTGGAAGAGCCGCCGCAACACGTCGTTTTCCTGCTCGTTACCCATGCGCGCGACAAACTTCTTCCCACCATCAAAAGCCGTTGCCGCCAGTTGGTGCTGCCCTCGCCTACCCATGAGCAGGCTGCGACATACCTGCGCCAACAGGGCGTAGAAAATGCAGAAGCCTTGTTGGCATTCCACAGCGGCGCGCCTTTATTCACGCCGACTCCCGAATTGGACGCATTGCGCGAAGAGTTGCTGACGCTGCTGGCCGCCCCGCGCCTGTTAGCCATACTCGACTACGCCGCCGCGTTCGACAAACAAAAACAACCGCTGGCCGTTTTCATCGACTGGCTGCAAAAGTGGCTGATGGATGTCGGCTTGGCACAACAAAATATGGCGCCGCTTTATTATCCGCACCATGCCCAAGCCCTGCTTCAGACGGCCTCTAAAACCGATTCACGCAAGCTGTTTGCCCTATTGGGCCGTCTGAACGCGCTCAACCCTTACGGATACCATACCTTGAGTGTTAAAATGCAGCTTGAGTATCTGCTTATCGAATATTTAGATTTTTGGCAAAACAAACCCTAA